The sequence TCACCCCCGCGTCGCCGAGCGTCGCCCCGACCACCGCACCGACCGAGCCGAGCGGGGCGGCCCCCTCGTTCTCCGCCGCCATGTGGTCCAGCATCAGCTGGGCCAGCGAGCGGCCGTCGGCGGCGGTGGCGCGCTGGACCTCGGCGCCCTCCGGGTTGGAGGTGAGGGCGAGGACGAAGACGCCCGCGCCGGAGACGGCGGCCGCGTCCAGCGCCGGCCGCAGGGAGCCGAACCCGAGATACGGGGAGACGGTGACCGCGTCGGAGAAGAGCGGGGAGTCCTTGTCCAGGTAGGTCGCCGCGTAGGCGCCCATGGTGGAGCCGATGTCGCCGCGCTTGGCGTCCATCAGGACCAGCGCACCGGCGGCCCGGGCCTCTTCGACGGCCTTCTCCAGTACGGCGATGCCCCGCGACCCGAACCGCTCGAAGAACGCCGACTGCGGCTTGAGGACGGCGACCCGGTCGGCCAGCGCCTCCACCACGGTCCGGGTGAAGCGCTCAAGACCGGCGATGTCGTCGTTCAGCCCCCAGGAGGTGAGCAGGGAGGCGTGCGGGTCGATGCCGACGCAGAGCGGCCTGCGGGTGTCCATGGCGTGGCGCAGCCGCGCGCCGAAGGGTTCGAGGGTCACAGGGCGGCCTTCTTCCGGGTCTCGGCGCCGACGGCTTCGGCGAGGGTGGCGTAGGGAGACGCGGCGAGCCGGGCGGCGAGGCCCTTATGGATCGCGCGTGCGTAGAAGGGACCCTCGTAGATGAAGGCGCTGTAGCCCTGTACGAGGGTGGCACCGGCCAGAATGCGCTGCCAGGCGTCCTCGGCGCTCTCGACGCCCCCGACACCCACCAGGGTGATCCGGGTCCCGACACGGGCGTACAGGCGGCTCAGGACCGCCAGGGAGCGCTCCTTGAGGGGTGCGCCGGAGAGCCCGCCGGTCTCGGCCACCTGGGCGGGGGCGGACTTCAGGCCGAGGCCTTCGCGGGCGATGGTGGTGTTGGTGGCGATGATCCCGTCGAGACCCAGCTCTACGGCGAGGTCGGCGACCGCGTCCACGTCCTCGTCGGCGAGGTCCGGCGCGATCTTGACGAGCAGCGGTACGCGGCGGGTGGTGACGGTACGGTCGGCGGCCTCGCGGACGGCGGTCAGCAGGGGCCGCAGGGACTCGGTGGCCTGGAGATTGCGAAGGCCCGGCGTGTTGGGCGAGGAGACGTTGACGACCAGGTAGTCCGCGTGGGCGGCCAGAGCCTCGGTGGACTTCACGTAGTCGGCGGCGGCCTCGGCCTCCGGCACGACCTTGGTCTTGCCGATGTTGACGCCGACCGTGGTGCGGAAGACCGGGTTGCGGGAGGCGAGGCGGGCGGCGACGGCGACGGAGCCCTCGTTGTTGAAGCCCATGCGGTTGATCAGCGCACGGTCCGCGACGAGGCGGAAGAGGCGCTGCTTGGGGTTGCCGGGCTGCGGTTCGCCGGTGACGGTGCCGATCTCGATGTGGTCGAAGCCGAGCATCGCCATGCCGTCGATCGCGACGGCGTTCTTGTCGAACCCGGCCGCCAGCCCGAAGGGGCCGTGCATCCGCAGGCCGAACGCCTCGGTGCGCAGCTCCTTGTAGCGCGGCGCGAGAGCGGCGGCGACGAAGGTGCGCAGGACGGGGATGCGGGCGACCAGCCGGATCCAGCGGAAGGCGGTGTAGTGCGCCTGCTCGGGGTCCATCCGCTTGAAGACCAGCCGGAAGAAGAACTTGTACATGAAGGGGTGTCCTCACAGAGAGGGGGACACCGTTTCCGGTGTCCCCCTGCTGGGCTGCTAGTCGCGCGTCGCCGTCAGATGCTCGGCGTGTTCTTGGAGGGAGCGGACGCCGACGTCGCCGCCGTTGAGGGCGTCGATGCCCTGGACGGCCGCGGCGAGTGCCTGGACCGTGGTCAGGCACGGGACGGAGCGGGCGACGGCGGCGGTGCGGATCTCGTACCCGTCGAGGCGGCCGCCGGTGCCGTAGGGGGTGTTGACGATGAGGTCGACCTGCCCGTCATGGATGAGCTGGACGATCGTCTTCTCCCCGCTCGGGCCCTCCCCTTCGGACTGCTTGCGCACGATGGTGGCGTTGATCCCGTTGCGCTTGAGGACCTCGGCGGTGCCGGAGGTGGCCATCAGCTCGAACCCGTGCGCGACCAGCTCACGCGCCGGGAAGATCATCGAGCGCTTGTCCCGGTTCGCCACCGAGATGAACGCCCGCCCGGTGGTGGGCAGCGGCCCGTAGGCCCCGGCCTGCGACTTGGCGTACGCGGTCCCGAAGACGGAGTCGATACCCATCACCTCACCGGTGGAGCGCATCTCCGGCCCCAGCACCGTGTCCACACCCCGCCCGTGGATGTCCCGGAACCTCGACCAGGGCATCACGGCTTCCTTGACGGAGATCGGCGCGTCCAGCGGCAGGGTGCCGCCGTCACCGGTCTTGGGCAGGAGGCCTTCGGTGCGGAGTTCGGCGACGGTCGCGCCCAGGGAGATCCGGGCGGCGGCCTTGGCCAGGGGAACAGCGGTCGCCTTGGAGGTGAAGGGAACCGTGCGCGAGGCGCGGGGGTTGGCCTCCAGGACGTAGAGGATGTCCCCGGACAGCGCGAACTGGATGTTGATCAGCCCCCGCACCCCGACACCACGCGCGATGGCCTCGGTGGAGGCGCGCAGCCGCTTGATGTCGAACCCGCCCAAAGTGATCGGGGGCAGGGCACAGGCGGAGTCGCCGGAGTGGATGCCGGCCTCTTCGATGTGTTCCATGACACCGCCCAGGTAGAGCTCGGTGCCGTCGTACAACGCATCGACATCGATCTCGATCGCATCGTCCAGGAACCGGTCGACCAGGACGGGGCGGGTGGGGCTGATCTCGGTGGACTCGGAGATGTAGGAGGCCAGGCGGGCCTCGTCGTACACGATCTCCATACCCCGCCCGCCCAGCACATAGGACGGCCGGACCAGGACCGGGTAGCCGATCTCGTCCGCGATCGCCTTCGCCCCGGCGAACGTGGTCGCCGTCCCGTGCTTCGGGGCCGGAAGCCCTGCCTCGGCGAGGACCTGGCCGAACGCGCCACGGTCCTCGGCCGCGTGGATCGCCTCCGGGGACGTGCCGACGACGGGCACCCCGTTGTCCTTCAGCGCCTGCGCCAGACCCAGCGGCGTCTGACCACCCAGCTGCACGATGACCCCGGCGATCGGACCGGCCAGGGATTCGGCGTGGACGATCTCCAGGACGTCCTCCAGGGTGAGCGGCTCGAAGTAGAGCCGGTCGGAGGTGTCGTAGTCCGTGGAGACCGTCTCCGGGTTGCAGTTGACCATCACCGTCTCGTACCCCGCATCCGACAGCGCGAAGGAGGCGTGGACGCAGGAGTAGTCGAACTCGATGCCCTGCCCGATCCGGTTCGGCCCCGACCCCAGAATGATCACCGCGGGCTTGGTGCGGGGGGCGACCTCGGACTCCTCGTCGTAGGAGGAGTAGAAGTACGGCGTCTTCGCCGCGAACTCCGCCGCACACGTATCCACCGTCTTGTACACCGGCCGGATCCCCAGCGCATGCCGCACCTCGCGCACCACATCCTCGCGCAGGCCGCGGATCTCACCGATCTGGGCGTCGGAGAACCCGTGCCGCTTCGCCTCGGCCAGCAGCTCAGGCTCCAGCTTGTCCGCAGCGGCCAGCTCGTCCGCGTACTCCTTGACCAGGAAAAGCTGATCGACGAACCAGGGGTCGATCTTCGTCGCCTCGAAAACCTCCTCCTGCGTCGCACCGGCCCGGATCGCCTGCATGACGGTGTTGATCCGACCGTCCGTGGGGCGTACGGCCTCTTCCAGCAACTCCTTCTTGTCCCCGGTGGGGCCGGTGAAGGCGAACTGGGAGCCCTTCTTCTCCAGCGAGCGCAGCGCTTTCTGGAGGGCTTCGGTGAAGTTCCGGCCGATCGCCATCGCCTCGCCCACCGACTTCATCGTCGTCGTCAGGGTCGAGTCGGCGGAGGGGAACTTCTCGAACGCGAACCGCGGAGCCTTCACCACCACATAGTCGAGAGTCGGCTCGAACGAGGCCGGGGTCTTCTCCGTGATGTCGTTCGGAATCTCATCCAGCGTGTACCCCACCGCCAGCTTCGCGGCGATCTTGGCGATCGGGAAACCGGTGGCCTTGGAGGCGAGGGCGGAGGAGCGGGAAACCCGCGGGTTCATCTCGATCACGATGACCCGCCCGTCGGTGGGGTCGATGGCGAACTGGATGTTGCAGCCACCGGTGTCGACGCCCACCTCGCGGATGATCGCGATACCCACATCGCGGAGCCGCTGGTACTCGCGGTCGGTGAGGGTCATGGCGGGGGCGACGGTGATGGAGTCGCCGGTGTGGACGCCCATGGGGTCGAAGTTCTCGATGGAACAGACGACCACGACATTGTCGTTCTTGTCCCGCATCAGCTCCAGCTCATACTCCTTCCACCCCAGGATCGACTCCTCCAGGAGCACCTCGGTGGTCGGAGAGAGGGTGAGGCCCTGGCCGGCGATGCGGCGCAGTTCCTCCTCGTCGTGGGCGAAGCCGGAGCCCGCGCCGCCCATGGTGAAGGAGGGGCGCACGACGACGGGGTAGCCGCCGAGGGTGTCAACGCCCTTGATGACGTCGTCCATGGAGTGGCAGATCACCGAGCGGGCGGACTCGCCGTAGCCGATCTTCGCCTTCACCGCCTCCACGACGCCCTTGAACAGGTCGCGGTCCTCGCCCTTGTTGATCGCCTCCACATTCGCGCCGATCAGTTCGACACCGTACTTCTCCAGCACCCCCTGCTCGTGCATGGAGATCGCCGTGTTCAGCGCGGTCTGGCCGCCCAGGGTGGGCAGGAGGGCGTCAGGGCGCTCCTTCGCGATGATCTTCTCGACGAACTCCGGGGTGATCGGCTCCACATAGGTGGCATCGGCGATCTCGGGGTCGGTCATGATCGTGGCCGGGTTGGAGTTCACCAGAATGACCCGCAACCCCTCCGCCTTCAGGACGCGGCAGGCCTGGGTACCGGAATAGTCGAACTCGGCGGCCTGGCCGATGACGATCGGACCCGAGCCGATGACCAGGACGGACTGGATATCGGAGCGCTTAGGCACGCTGGCCCTCCATCAGAGAAACGAAACGATCGAACAAATACGCGGCATCGTGCGGGCCGGCGGCCGCCTCCGGGTGGTACTGCACGCTGAAGGCGGGGCGGTCCAGGAGCTGGAGACCCTCCACCACCTGGTCGTTCAGGCAGACATGGGACACCTCGGCGCGGCCGAACTCCGTGTCGGAGACCTTGTCCAAGGGGGCGTCGACGGCGAAGCCATGGTTGTGCGCGGTCACCTCGACCTTGCCCGTGGTGCGGTCCTGCACCGGCTGATTGATCCCCCGATGCCCGTACTTCAACTTATACGTACCAAAACCCAGCGCCCGTCCCAGGATCTGGTTCCCGAAACAGATGCCGAAAAGGGGCGTGGACCGCTCCAGGACACCCCGCATGAGAGCGACCGGGTGGTCGGCGGTCGACGGGTCGCCCGGGCCGTTGGAGAAGAAGACGCCATCCGGCTTGACCGCATACACCTCATCCAAAGTGGCCGTCGCGGGCAGCACATGCACCTCGATACCCCGCTCCGCCATCCGGTGCGGCGTCATCCCCTTGATCCCCAGATCCACCGCCGCGACCGTGAACTTCTTCGCCCCGATCGCGGGAACGACGTACGCCTCCTTGGTGGCGACCTCAGCCGACAGGTCCGCACCCGTCATCTCCGGGGCCTGACGGACGCGGGCCAGCAGCGTCCCCTCATCCGCGACCGCGTTCCCCGAGAAGATGCCCACCCGCATCGCCCCGCGCTCCCGCAGATGCCGGGTCAGCGCACGCGTATCGACGCCGCTGATCCCGACGACGCCCTGGGCCACCAACTCCTCGTCCAGCGTCCGCTGCGAGCGCCAGTTGGACGGCTTCCGCGCAGGGTCACGGACCACATACCCCGACACCCAGATCCGCGCCGACTCCGGATCCTCATCATTCACACCGGTGTTGCCCACGTGCGGGGCCGTCATCACCACCACCTGACGGTGATACGACGGGTCAGTCAGCGTTTCCTGGTAACCGGTCATCCCGGTCGAGAACACCGCCTCACCGAAGGTCTCCCCCACGGCCCCATAAGCACGACCGTGGAACACACGGCCGTCCTCCAGGACGAGTACGGCGGGAGCCTGGGCCCCCCGGGTGGAGATCGTCATCGTGCGGTGCCTTCCGTAGTGGTGCTGGTGAGGTGGTTGACGGCGTCGACCCAGGCCTGGTGCTCGGCCGCGTGGTCGGAGCGGAAGCCGGAGTCGATCCGGGTCTCGCCGTGCGCCCAGGTGATGATCAGCAGGCCGCCCTCGGGGAGGACCTTGCCTGCGAGCGCCTTGTCGAGGCGGGCCTCGCGCAGGGCCTCGGCCGGGATGAAGAAGTCGTCGGCGCCGGGGCGTACGACGTTCAGGCCGTGAGCGGTGAGCGTGAGCTCGGTGCGGCTGCGGGTGCCGAGGCCGTGGGCGACGATGCGGTCCAGCCACTGCCCGGCGGTGGTGGAGGCGTGGTAGCGCCCGGTGAGCGTCAGGAGCACCTCGTCGTCGGCGAAGCCCTCGGGGGCGGCCGCGAGCTCGGGCAGGTCAGACTGGAGGCTTCCGCGCCACTTCCAGCCCTGGCGCATCAGCCAGTAGACGAGGGCGATGAAGACCAGCAGGCCGATCACCCAGGCGATGCGGGCGGACCAGTCCGTCACTTCCGCCGACTTCTGCTCGGCGGCCAGGAGGTACAGGGGGGTAAGAGTTGTCACGCGAGCTTCCCGTCGACGACCGTGGCACGGCCCCGCAGGAAGGTATGGGTGACGCGGCCCGGCAGCTCACGCCCCTCGTAGGGGGTGTTTCGGCTGCGGGACGCGAAGCCCGCGGGGTCCACGGCTCCACGGTATGCCGGATCGACCAGCGTGAGGTTGGCGGGCTCACCCGCCGAGACGGGGCGGCCGTGTCCTTCGAGGCGGCCGATGGCCGCGGGGCGGAACGACATGCGGTCGGCGACGCCCGCCCAGTCGATCAGGCCGGTGTCCACCATCGTCTGCTGGACGACGGAGAGCGCGGTCTCCAGGCCCACCATGCCCATGGCGGCCGCCGCCCACTCGCAGTCCTTGTCCTCGTGCGGGTGCGGGGCGTGGTCGGTGGCGACGCAGTCGATGGTGCCGTCGGCGAGCGCCTCGCGCAGGGCCATGACGTCGGCCTCGGTGCGCAGCGGCGGGTTCACCTTGTAGACCGGGTTGTACGAGCGGACCAGCTCGTCGGTGAGGAGGAGGTGGTGCGGGGTGACCTCGGCCGTGACGTTCCAGCCCTTGGACTTGGCCCAGCGGACGATCTCCACGGAACCGGCGGTGGAGAGGTGGCAGATGTGGACGCGGGAGCCGACGTGGGCGGCGAGGAGGACGTCGCGGGCGATGATCGACTCCTCGGCGACGGCGGGCCAGCCGCCGAGGCCGAGTTCGGCGGAGACGATGCCCTCGTTCATCTGGGCGCCCTCGGTGAGGCGGGGCTCCTGGGCGTGCTGGGCGACGACGCCGTCGAAGGCCTTCACGTACTCCAGGGCGCGGCGCATGATGACCGCGTCGTCGACGCACTTGCCGTCGTCGGAGAAGACCTTCACTCCCGCGGCCGAGTCGTGCATCGCGCCGAGCTCGGCGAGCTGCTTGCCCTCCAGCCCGACGGTGACGGCGCCGACGGGCTGGACGTCGCAGTAGCCGGACTCCTTGCCCAGGCGCCAGACCTGCTCCACGACGCCGGCGGTGTCGGCGACGGGGAAGGTGTTGGCCATGGCGTGGACGGCGGTGAAGCCGCCCGCCGCCGCTGCCCGGGTGCCGGTGAGGACGGTCTCGGAGTCCTCGCGGCCGGGCTCGCGCAGATGGGTGTGGAGGTCGACGAGGCCGGGCAGCAGGATCTGGCCCGCCGCCTCGACGACGGTGCCGCCCTCGGGGGCTTCGATGCCGGTGCCCACCTCGGCGACGGTCTCGCCGTCGATCAGCACGTCCTGCGGCTCGCCGCCGAGGATCCGCGCACCGCGGATAAGGATCTTGCTCATGGTTACTTGGTCTCCTCGGTACGGGCGGGGCTCTCGGTACGAGTGGGGGCTGACAGGGCGGTGTCGGAGCCGCCGAGCAGCAGGTAGAGGACGGCCATCCGGATGGAGACGCCGTTGGCGACCTGCTCCACGACCGTGCAGCGGTCGGAGTCGGCGACCTCGGCGGTGATCTCCATGCCGCGGACCATCGGGCCGGGGTGCATGACGATGGCGTGCTCGGGCATCTTCGCCATGCGCTGGCCGTCCAGGCCGTAGCGGCGGGAGTATTCGCGCTCGGTCGGGAAGTAGGCGGCGTTCATCCGTTCGCGCTGCACACGCAGCATCATCACCGCATCGGACTTCGCGAGCACGTCGTCCAGGCTGTAGCTGATGTCGCAGGGCCACTGTTCGACGCCGACGGGCACCAGGGTGGGCGGGGCCACCAGGGTGACGTGTGCGCCCAGGGTGGTGAGCAGATGGACGTTGGAGCGGGCGACGCGGCTGTGCAGGATGTCGCCGACGATGGTGATCCGGCGGCCGTCGAGGTCCCGGCCGAGTCCGGCGTCGGCCCCGACGAGGCGGCGCCGCATGGTGAAGGCGTCCAGCAGGGCCTGGGTCGGGTGCTCATGGGTGCCGTCGCCGGCGTTGACCACGGCCCCGTCGATCCAGCCGGAGGTGGCGAGCCGGTAGGGGGCGCCGGAGGCTCCGTGCCGGATGACGACGGCATCGGCGCCCATCGCCTCCAGAGTCAGCGCGGTGTCCTTGAGGGACTCGCCCTTGGAGACGGAGGAGCCCTTGGCGGAGAAGTTGATGACGTCGGCGGAGAGCCGCTTGGCGGCGGCCTCGAAGGAGATACGGGTCCGGGTCGAGTCCTCGAAGAAGAGGTTGACGACGGTACGGCCGCGCAGGGTGGGAAGCTTCTTGATCGGCCGGTCCGCGACCCGGGCCATCTCCTCGGCGGTGTCGAGGATCAGGACGGCGTCGTCGCGGGTGAGGTCGGCGGCCGAGATGAGGTGGCGCTTCATCTGGGGTTCTCCGGTGGCTGGAGGAGTGTTGAAGGCGTGCGGGCGCGCAGGAGCGGGCCGTACGTCCCCCGAAGGGGCGTACAGGAGGGCTCGGGCTACTGCGCGTCCGCGGGAGCGGCCTGCTGGACACCGAGCAGCACGGCGTCGCGGCCGTCCTCCTCGGCGAGCTGGACCCTGACCGTCTCCCGCAGCGACGTGGGGAGGTTCTTGCCGACGTAGTCGGCGCGGATCGGGAGTTCGCGGTGACCGCGGTCGACGAGGACCGCGAGCTGCACGGCGCGCGGGCGGCCGATGTCGCCGAGCGCGTCGAGTGCGGCGCGGATCGTGCGGCCGGAGAAGAGCACGTCGTCGACGAGGACGACCAGCTTCCCCTCGATGCCCTCGCCGGGGATGTCCGTACGGGCCAGGGCGCGCGCCGGGCGCAGCCTCAGGTCGTCGCGGTACATGGTGATGTCGAGGGAGCCGACCGGCATCTTCCGGCCGGTGATCTCTTCGAGTTTGTCGGCGAGCCGGCGGGCGAGGAAGACGCCCCGCGTCGGGATGCCGAGCAGCACCACGTCGTCGGCGCCCTTGGCGCGTTCGACGATCTCGTGGGCGATACGGGTCAGAACACGGGCGATGTCGGGGGCCTCGAGAACGGGGCGCGCCGCGTTGCCGGTGTCGTCGTGCTGTGCGTCCATAAGAAACGGACCTCCTTCTCCGCCTCACGGGACGGACCTTAAAGGACGTCGAAATTACGTCATCCACGTTACCAGGGCTTGCGTAAGGCCTTGGCCCCGCCCCCTGGAGGTGCCGGTCCGGACCATTCGGCTTGACGCATCCAAGTAACGCTGCGTAACCTCACAGTGAGTTACCAGCCACGCGGCGGAGCCGCACACTGTTCCAGCGTCCGGGGAGCCATATGTCCAGCGAATACGCAAAACAGCTCGGGGCCAAACTCCGTGCCATCCGCACCCAGCAGGGCCTCTCCCTCCACGGCGTGGAGGAGAAGTCACAGGGCCGCTGGAAGGCCGTCGTGGTCGGTTCGTACGAGCGCGGCGACCGTGCCGTGACCGTACAGCGCCTCGCCGAGCTGGCGGATTTCTACGGGGTCCCGGTGCAGGAGCTGCTGCCCGGTACGACTCCGGGCGGGGCCGCCGAGCCGCCGCCGAAGCTCGTCCTGGACCTGGAGCGCCTCGCCCATGTCCCGCCGGAGAAGGCCGGTCCGCTCCAGCGCTACGCGGCGACCATCCAGAGCCAGCGCGGTGACTACAACGGCAAGGTGCTCTCGATCCGCCAGGACGACCTGCGCACCCTCGCCGTGATCTACGACCAGTCGCCGTCCGTGCTGACGGAGCAGCTGATCAGCTGGGGCGTGCTGGACGCGGACGCGCGTCGCGCGGTCTCCCACGACGAGAGCTGAGACCGAGACCGAGAGGTCCGGGTCCGCCGCCCACGGCGGGCCCATCAGCAGAAACGTGCCGCCGGGCCGGCGGGAGCCTTCGGGCCCCGCCGGCCCGGCGTTTTCCGTCCGTACGGGTGGCCCGTACGCCGAAGGGCCCACGGTCGGCTGACCGTGGGCCCTTCGTGGCGTGCGTGGCCGATCGGCCCGCCTCCGGGGCTACTGCTCCCGGCGGAGGTTCGGCTTGAGGTCCTTGAAGCGGGCCAGCATGCCGTTCACGAACGACGGGGAGTCGTCGGTGGAGAACTCCTTGGCGAGCTGGACCGCCTCGTCGATCACCACGGCGTCCGGGGTCTCGTCCATCCAGATCAGCTCGTACGCGCCGAGCCGGATGATGCTGCGGTCGACGACCGGCATGCGGTCGATCTCCCAGTCCACGGCATAGGTGACGATGAGGTCGTCGATTCGGTCCGCGTACTGGGCGTACCCCTCGACCAGCTCCATCGTGAATTCGCCGACCGGCGGCTGACGGTCGTCGGTCCGCGAGTGCCGGACCCAGTCCGCGAGGACGCTCTGCACGGACTCGCCGCGCTGGTCGGCCTCGAAGAGGATCTGGAAGGCGCGCTTGCGGGCCTTGTTCCGGGCAGCCACGGTTAGCTGTTCACCCGGCCGAGGTAGTCGCCCGTGCGGGTGTCGACCTTGATCTTCTCGCCGGTGGTGATGAAGAGCGGCACGCCGATCTCGTAACCGGTCTCCAGGGTGGCGGGCTTGGTGCCACCGGTGGAGCGGTCGCCCTGGACGCCCGGGTCCGTGTGCTGGATGGTCAACTCGACCGCGGCGGGCAGCTCGACGTAGAGCACCTCGCCCTCGTGCTGGGCGACGGAGGCGGTGAAGCCCTCGATCAGGAAGTTGGCGGCGTTGCCGACGGCCTTGCGGTCGACCATGAGCTGGTCGTACGTGTCCATGTCCATGAACACGAAGTACTCGCCGTCCATGTACGAGAACTGCATGTCGCGGCGGTCAATGGTGGCCGTATCGACCTTCACACCGGCGTTGAACGTCTTGTCGACGACCTTGCCGGAGAGCACGTTCTTGAGCTTGGTGCGCACGAAGGCGGGGCCCTTGCCGGGCTTGACGTGCTGGAACTCGACGACGGACCAGAGCTGGCCTCCGTCGAGCTTGAGCACCAGGCCGTTCTTGAGGTCGTTCGTGGAAGCCACGGTTGCGGAATCTCCTGGACTGAAGCTGGTGGAACGACCGGGGATGCGCGCTAGAGCGCGAGCAGTTCCTTGGTCGTCATGGTGAGTAGCTCGGGTCCGCCGTCCGCCTCAGGGCGCACGACGAGCGTGTCATCGATCCGGACACCGCCCCGGCCCGGGAGGTGGACCCCCGGTTCGACGGTGACCGGCACACAAGCGTCCAGTTTACCCATGGCTGTCGGTGCCAATTGCGGGTCCTCCTCGATTTCGAGCCCCACACCGTGCCCGGTCCTCGGCTGGAGGCCCTCTCCGTACCCCGCGGACTCCAGCGGATGGCGGGCCGCGCGGTCCACGTCCCGGTAGGCGGCGCCCGGCGCCAGAGCCTCCCTGCCTCCCCGCTGAGCGGCGAAAACGAGGTCATAGAGGTCGATCTGCCACTGGGCGGGTGCGGTGCCGATGACGAAGGTCCGGCCGATCTCGCAGCGGTAGCCGTGGTAGTTGGCGCCCAGCCGGACGGAGAGGAAATCCCCCTCCTCGACCCGGCGGTCGGAGGGCCGGTGCCGCCCCTGGCCGGAGTTGGGGCCGGTGGCCACGGAGGTGGCGAAGGCGGGGCCGTCGGCCCCGTGGTCGACCAGGCGGCGCTCCAGCTCCAGCGCGAGATGGCGCTCGGTGCGGCCGACCAGGATCGATTCGAGGAGTTCGCCGAGGGCCTGGTCGGTGATCTCCGCGGCGATGCGCAGACAGCCGATCTCCTCCTCGTCCTTGACGATCCGCTGCTGTTCGACGGTGAAGCCCAGATCGGCCAGCCGGAGGCCCGGTGCGGCCTGCCCCATGGCGCGGTGCCGGGCCACGGTCAGGTCGTGCTCCTCCACGGCGAGCGAGTCCGCGCCCGAGGCGGCGGCGAGCCCCGCGGCCTCGACCACCGGGTCCCCGTCCGGGACGGGCAGCACATCGACCCGGAGCGCCTCGTCGGGCCGCCCGTGGCCGGGGTCGCCGACGGGCGCGCGGGGGCAGAGCAGAACGTCCTCGCCGGGGCCGAGCAGCAGCACGGCGCCGGGCGGCGCTCCGCCCGCGAGATAGCGGACGTTGGCGGGGCGGGAGACCAGGGCGGCCGCGGACCCCGCGGCGGCGCACCGGTCGCGGAGCAGCCCGCGTCGGACGGCGTGCACCTCAGACATGCTCCGAGCGTACGAACGAATCCGGCTCCCCGCTCGGCCGGCGCATCCGACCGGGGGGCGGGGTGCCGCAGCGCCCTTGTATGCGGCCGCGGCACCCTATAGGCAGTCGTTTTCCCCGGAACAGGCAGTCGTTTCCCCGGAGGGGGCCTGAACTCCGGCCGCTACCAGGTGGGCGGGGAGGCGATGGAGCGGGCGAGCACGTCGTCCAGGACGCGGGCGGTGGTCTCCACGTCGTACGTCGAGTTGTCGATGATCGGGAGCCCGGAGCCGTACCAGCCGGCCATCCGGCCGTGGATGCGGGCGACCTCCTCGTCGGAGAGCCTGCGGTTGCCGCTGCGGGCGGCGTTGCGCTCCAGGACGATCTCCAGGCCGGGCAGCAGGACGACGGGCAGCAGCCCGGGGCCCACATGGCGCTTCCAGCCGCCGAGGCCGACGACGGGGCGGTCGGGGAAGACGGCGTCGTCGAGGATGCAGGAGATGCCGTTGGCGAGGAAGTTGCGGGCGGCGAAGCCGCAGGTGCGGCGGGCCAGCCGGTACTGGGCCTCGGAGTGGTCGTTCCAGCCTGCCTGCGGGTCGGCGAAGCCGGAGCAGACCCATTCGCGGACGTCATCCAGGGAGACGTGGGCGGTGGGCACCCGGCGGCGGGCCGCCCAGAGCCGGGCCACGGTGGTCTTGCCCGCGCCCGCCGGGCCGATCAGCAGCACGGCGAGCGTGGCGCTGCCGGTGCCGGGCTCGGCGGGGGGTGCGGGCAGCGGCACCGGGCCGCCGGGGGGCAGCTGGATGTGGCCGGTGGGCTGGCCGCCGGAAGGCGGCGGAGTGGGTCCGGTGCCGCTCCAGCCGTACTGCGGAGCCTGGGGCTGGGGGGCGTGGCCCGGGGCCGGGGGCTG is a genomic window of Streptomyces sp. SID8374 containing:
- a CDS encoding Pro-rich N-terminal domain-containing protein, producing the protein MQHAVGAPLPPPQGPGNGPAGWSHQAQHPGHPGPQGPPPIPPPPPGQAPHAPAPGQAQQPPAPGQAPQPPAPGHAPQPQAPQYGWSGTGPTPPPSGGQPTGHIQLPPGGPVPLPAPPAEPGTGSATLAVLLIGPAGAGKTTVARLWAARRRVPTAHVSLDDVREWVCSGFADPQAGWNDHSEAQYRLARRTCGFAARNFLANGISCILDDAVFPDRPVVGLGGWKRHVGPGLLPVVLLPGLEIVLERNAARSGNRRLSDEEVARIHGRMAGWYGSGLPIIDNSTYDVETTARVLDDVLARSIASPPTW